A stretch of bacterium DNA encodes these proteins:
- a CDS encoding RraA family protein — protein MPQAEDGILLGELTTAHLADACLRLGVPVRCAPHAMRPAAPGMRASGRARPVRHVGSVDVFLEAIEEAETGDILVVDNDGRLDEACVGDLITLEAKSAGLAGIVIWGLHRDSREISEIGLPLFSLGVISTGPQRLDQRPADVFDAARVGSHLVTSSDLVIADADGVLFLPRERLLEIVASAATIRETERRQARGMAGGR, from the coding sequence TTGCCACAGGCGGAGGACGGGATTCTGCTTGGCGAATTGACCACCGCGCATCTTGCGGATGCATGCCTGCGTCTCGGCGTGCCCGTGCGCTGTGCTCCACATGCGATGCGTCCCGCGGCCCCCGGGATGAGGGCAAGCGGCCGGGCGCGCCCGGTGCGGCACGTTGGAAGTGTCGACGTCTTTCTTGAGGCGATCGAGGAAGCGGAAACGGGAGACATTCTGGTCGTCGACAACGATGGCCGCCTCGATGAGGCGTGTGTCGGCGATCTCATCACGCTGGAGGCCAAGAGCGCCGGCCTTGCCGGGATCGTCATCTGGGGACTTCATCGCGACAGCCGGGAGATTTCGGAGATTGGCCTGCCGCTTTTCAGTCTCGGCGTGATTTCGACCGGCCCGCAGCGTCTCGACCAGAGGCCCGCAGACGTGTTCGACGCGGCGAGAGTTGGATCGCATCTGGTGACGTCGAGCGACCTCGTCATTGCTGATGCCGATGGGGTGCTCTTTCTCCCGCGAGAGCGCCTTCTAGAGATTGTCGCTTCCGCGGCAACCATCCGAGAGACGGAGCGGCGCCAGGCGCGTGGGATGGCCGGTGGTCG
- the miaA gene encoding tRNA (adenosine(37)-N6)-dimethylallyltransferase MiaA, with the protein MGSPPLIVIAGPTAVGKTSVAVALAEQCSAEIVAADSRTLYRGMDIGTAKPSAEDRERVPHHLLDIARPDEVVTLALYQRRALAAIDAVRARGHLPLLVGGTGLYIRAVVDGLRIPPAPPDWTLRAALEAEERAGGPGTLHRRLDQIDPAAASRIHPHNVRRTIRALEVHGRTGVPISALQERSAACDAVMVALTVDRAKLYERIHLRIDQMLAAGLVNEVRALGAAGYPKTLPALQGLGYKEIVPHLEGVLSLAESRALLERNTRRYAKRQLTWFRADSRYRWLDVGDDPPEVVAARIRDLCG; encoded by the coding sequence ATGGGAAGCCCGCCTCTCATCGTCATCGCGGGTCCGACCGCGGTAGGAAAGACGTCGGTGGCGGTCGCGCTCGCCGAGCAGTGCTCCGCCGAGATCGTGGCGGCGGACTCGCGGACCCTCTACCGCGGCATGGACATCGGGACCGCGAAACCGAGCGCGGAAGATCGCGAGCGGGTCCCTCATCACTTGCTGGACATCGCTCGGCCCGACGAGGTCGTCACGCTGGCTCTCTACCAGCGCCGCGCCCTTGCGGCGATCGACGCGGTCCGAGCCCGAGGCCACCTGCCGCTTCTCGTCGGAGGAACCGGTCTCTATATCCGCGCCGTCGTGGACGGGCTTCGGATCCCACCCGCTCCGCCCGATTGGACGCTTCGCGCCGCGCTGGAGGCCGAGGAGCGCGCCGGCGGCCCAGGAACGCTGCACCGACGTTTGGATCAGATCGATCCTGCGGCGGCCTCCCGCATTCATCCCCACAATGTCAGACGGACCATCCGGGCGCTCGAGGTGCACGGCAGGACCGGGGTCCCGATCTCGGCCCTCCAAGAGCGGTCCGCGGCGTGCGATGCCGTCATGGTGGCGCTCACCGTAGACCGCGCCAAGCTCTACGAGCGCATTCACCTCCGCATCGACCAGATGCTGGCAGCCGGCTTGGTCAATGAGGTGCGGGCGTTGGGTGCCGCGGGATACCCCAAGACGCTACCCGCGCTCCAGGGGTTGGGGTACAAGGAGATCGTGCCCCATCTCGAGGGGGTCCTTTCCCTGGCTGAGAGCCGGGCGCTCCTCGAACGCAACACGCGGCGCTACGCCAAGCGGCAGTTGACGTGGTTCCGGGCGGACAGCCGGTACCGGTGGCTCGACGTGGGGGACGATCCGCCGGAGGTGGTCGCCGCGCGAATCCGTGATCTGTGCGGCTAG